ATGAAATTAGTTCACTTCAAAAGTAATTTTTAAGTTTACTCTAAAGTCTGCCACTTCTCCATCTTTTACACTTGCACTTTGATCTTGCACGTATACCGAACGAATATTTTTAACGCTTTTTGATGCGTGTTTTACCGCTTTTCTAGTTGCATCTTCCCAGCTTTTTTCTGAGTTTGCTAATACTTCAATTACTTTTAATACTG
The window above is part of the Algibacter sp. L3A6 genome. Proteins encoded here:
- a CDS encoding dodecin family protein, which codes for MAVLKVIEVLANSEKSWEDATRKAVKHASKSVKNIRSVYVQDQSASVKDGEVADFRVNLKITFEVN